A genomic region of Pongo pygmaeus isolate AG05252 chromosome 7, NHGRI_mPonPyg2-v2.0_pri, whole genome shotgun sequence contains the following coding sequences:
- the NEFM gene encoding neurofilament medium polypeptide, producing the protein MSYTLDSLGNPSAYRRVTETRSSFSRVSGSPSSGFRSQSWSRGSPSTVSSSYKRSMLAPRLAYSSAMLSSAESSLDFSQSSSLLNGGSGPGGDYKLSRSNEKEQLQGLNDRFAGYIEKVHYLEQQNKEIEAEIQALRQKQASHAQLGDAYDQEIRELRATLEMVNHEKAQVQLDSDHLEEDIHRLKERFEEEARLRDDTEAAIRALRKDIEEASLVKVELDKKVQSLQDEVAFLRSNHEEEVADLLAQIQASHITVERKDYLKTDISTALKEIRSQLESHSDQNMHQAEEWFKCRYAKLTEAAEQNKEAIRSAKEEIAEYRRQLQSKSIELESVRGTKESLERQLSDIEERHNHDLSSYQDTIQQLENELRGTKWEMARHLREYQDLLNVKMALDIEIAAYRKLLEGEETRFSTFAGSITGPLYTHRPPVTITSKIQKTKVEAPKLKVQHKFVEEIIEETKVEDEKSEMEEALTAITEELAVSMKEEKEEAAEEKEEEPEAEEEEVAAKKSPVKATAPEVKEEEEGEKEEEGQEEEEEEEEGAKSDQAEEGGSEKEGSSEKEEGEQEEGETEAEAEGEEAEAKEEKKVEEKSEEVATKEELVADAKVEKPEKAKSPVPKSPVEEKGKSPVPKSPVEEKGKSPVSKSPVEEKGKSPVSKSPVEEKAKSPVPKSPVEEAKSKAEVGKGEQKEEEEKEVKEAPKEEKVEKKEEKPKDVPEKKKAESPVKEEAVAEVVTITKSVKVHLEKETKEEGKPVQQEKEKEKAGGEGGSEEEGSDKGAKGSRKEDIAVNGEVEGKEEVEQETKEKGSGREEEKGVVTNGLDLSPADEKKGGDKSEEKVVVTKTVEKITSEGGDGATKYITKSVTVTQKVEEHEETFEEKLVSTKKVEKVTSHAIVKEVTQSD; encoded by the exons ATGAGCTACACGTTGGACTCGCTGGGCAACCCGTCCGCCTACCGGCGGGTAACCGAGACCCGCTCGAGCTTCAGCCGCGTCAGCGGCTCCCCGTCCAGCGGCTTCCGCTCGCAGTCGTGGTCCCGCGGCTCGCCCAGCACCGTGTCCTCCTCCTACAAGCGCAGCATGCTCGCCCCGCGCCTCGCCTACAGCTCGGCCATGCTCAGCTCCGCCGAGAGCAGCCTTGACTTCAGCCAGTCCTCGTCCCTGCTCAACGGCGGCTCCGGACCCGGCGGCGACTACAAGCTGTCCCGTTCCAACGAGAAGGAGCAGCTGCAGGGGCTGAACGACCGCTTCGCCGGCTACATAGAGAAGGTGCACTACCTGGAGCAGCAGAATAAGGAGATTGAGGCGGAGATCCAGGCGCTGCGGCAGAAGCAGGCCTCGCACGCCCAGCTGGGCGACGCGTACGACCAGGAGATCCGCGAGCTGCGCGCCACCCTGGAGATGGTGAACCACGAGAAGGCTCAGGTGCAGCTGGACTCGGACCACCTGGAGGAAGACATCCACCGGCTAAAGGAGCGCTTCGAGGAGGAGGCGCGGTTGCGCGACGACACTGAGGCGGCCATCCGCGCGCTGCGCAAAGACATCGAGGAGGCGTCGCTGGTCAAGGTGGAGCTGGACAAGAAGGTGCAGTCGCTGCAGGATGAGGTGGCCTTCCTGCGGAGCAACCACGAGGAAGAGGTGGCCGACCTTCTGGCCCAGATCCAGGCATCGCACATCACGGTGGAGCGCAAAGACTACCTGAAGACAGACATCTCCACGGCGCTGAAGGAAATCCGCTCCCAGCTCGAAAGCCACTCAGACCAGAATATGCACCAGGCCGAAGAGTGGTTCAAATGCCGCTACGCCAAGCTCACCGAGGCGGCCGAGCAGAACAAGGAGGCCATCCGCTCCGCCAAGGAAGAGATCGCCGAGTACCGGCGCCAGCTGCAGTCCAAAAGCATCGAGCTAGAGTCGGTGCGCGGCACCAAGGAGTCCCTGGAGCGGCAGCTAAGCGACATCGAGGAGCGCCACAACCACGACCTCAGCAGCTACCAG GACACCATCCAGCAGCTGGAAAATGAGCTTCGGGGCACAAAGTGGGAAATGGCTCGTCATTTGCGCGAATACCAGGACCTCCTCAACGTCAAGATGGCTCTGGATATAGAAATCGCTGCGTACAG AAAACTCCTGGAGGGTGAAGAGACCAGATTTAGCACATTTGCAGGAAGCATCACTGGGCCACTGTATACACACCGACCCCCAGTCACAATAACCAGTAAGATTCAGAAAACCAAGGTGGAAGCTCCCAAGCTTAAGGTCCAACACAAATTTGTCGAGGAGATCATAGAGGAAACCAAAGTGGAGGATGAGAAATCAGAAATGGAAGAGGCCCTGACAGCCATTACAGAGGAATTGGCCGTTTCcatgaaggaagagaaggaagaagcagcagaagaaaaggaagaggaacccGAAGCTGAAGAAGAAGAAGTAGCTGCCAAAAAGTCTCCAGTGAAAGCAACTGCACCTGAAgttaaagaagaggaagaaggggaaaaggaggaagaaggccaggaagaagaggaggaagaagaggagggagcTAAGTCAGACCAAGCCGAAGAGGGAGGATCCGAGAAGGAAGGCTCTAGTGAAAAAGAGGAAGGTGAGCAGGAAGAAGGAGAAACAGAAGCTGAAGCTGAAGGAGAGGAAGCCGAAgctaaagaggaaaagaaagtggaGGAAAAGAGTGAGGAAGTGGCTACCAAGGAGGAGCTGGTGGCAGATGCCAAGGTGGAAAAGCCAGAAAAAGCCAAGTCTCCTGTGCCAAAATCCCCAGTGGAAGAGAAAGGCAAGTCTCCTGTGCCGAAATCACCAGTGGAAGAGAAAGGCAAGTCTCCTGTGTCGAAATCACCAGTGGAAGAGAAAGGCAAGTCTCCTGTGTCAAAATCACCAGTGGAAGAGAAAGCCAAGTCTCCTGTGCCAAAATCACCAGTGGAAGAGGCAAAGTCAAAAGCAGAAGTGGGGAAAGGTgaacagaaagaggaagaagaaaaggaagtcaaGGAAGCTCCCAAAGAAGAGAaggtagagaaaaaggaagagaaaccaAAGGATGTGCCAGAGAAGAAGAAAGCTGAGTCCCCGGTAAAGGAGGAAGCTGTGGCGGAGGTGGTCACCATCACCAAATCGGTAAAGGTACACTTGGAGAAAGAGACCAAAGAAGAGGGGAAGCCAgtgcagcaggagaaagagaaggagaaagcaggaggagagggaggaagtgaggaggaagGGAGTGATAAAGGTGCCAAGGGATCCAGGAAGGAAGACATAGCTGTCAATGGGGAGGtagaaggaaaagaggaggtAGAGCAGGAGACCAAGGAAAAAGGCagtgggagggaagaggagaaaggcGTTGTCACCAATGGCCTAGACTTGAGCCCGGCAGATGAAAAGAAGGGGGGTGATAAAAGTGAGGAGAAAGTGGTAGTGACCAAAACGGTAGAAAAAATCACCAGTGAGGGGGGAGATGGTGCTACCAAATATATCACTAAATCTGTAACCGTCACTCAAAAGGTTGAAGAGCATGAAGAGACCTTTGAGGAGAAACTAGTGTCTACTAAAAAGGTAGAAAAAGTCACTTCACACGCCATAGTAAAGGAAGTCACCCAGAGTGACTAA